In one bacterium genomic region, the following are encoded:
- the pstC gene encoding phosphate ABC transporter permease subunit PstC has protein sequence MVHVRRFHEFIIEKLIVISGITSIIFVALIFLLLLKEGVSLFATVPLSEFLTGKHWYPISDPPKFGILPLILGSLLVTGGAMVISIPLGIIGAVYISEIAPEAIREYLKSAIELIAAIPSVVIGFVGIVTIVPLIKTWFNLPTGLTALTGSVVLAFMSLPLIVSLSEDALRSVPQSYREASLALGATRWQTIYRVVVPAAISGIVASVMLGIGRAIGETMAVMMVTGNAAVIPHSFLKPVRTLTATIAAEMGETVRQSEHYYALFAIGLVLFIIVFCINFSASFFIKRINK, from the coding sequence ATGGTTCACGTGCGAAGATTCCATGAGTTTATTATTGAGAAATTAATTGTGATAAGCGGGATAACCTCGATTATTTTCGTTGCGTTGATATTCTTACTCCTGCTGAAAGAAGGGGTATCGCTTTTCGCAACGGTACCGTTATCCGAATTTCTCACGGGGAAGCATTGGTATCCGATATCCGACCCGCCGAAATTTGGGATTCTTCCGCTTATTCTCGGGTCGCTCCTAGTTACCGGCGGTGCGATGGTTATTTCGATTCCGCTCGGGATTATCGGAGCGGTGTATATTTCGGAAATCGCGCCGGAAGCGATTCGGGAATATCTGAAATCTGCAATCGAACTTATTGCTGCGATTCCGAGCGTGGTTATCGGGTTCGTTGGCATAGTCACCATAGTTCCCTTGATAAAAACGTGGTTTAACCTACCCACGGGATTAACCGCATTAACCGGGTCAGTAGTGTTAGCGTTTATGTCGTTACCGCTGATTGTATCGTTATCGGAAGATGCGCTGCGCAGCGTTCCGCAGAGTTATCGCGAAGCGAGTCTTGCGCTTGGCGCTACCCGCTGGCAAACCATCTATCGGGTCGTAGTTCCTGCTGCGATATCCGGTATCGTTGCCTCAGTGATGCTCGGAATCGGGAGAGCTATTGGCGAGACGATGGCCGTAATGATGGTCACGGGAAACGCAGCGGTTATCCCGCACAGTTTCCTTAAACCGGTGAGAACGTTAACCGCAACCATAGCTGCAGAAATGGGCGAAACCGTTCGGCAGAGCGAGCATTATTATGCTTTGTTCGCGATAGGGTTAGTCTTATTTATCATAGTGTTTTGTATCAATTTTTCCGCGAGTTTCTTCATTAAACGGATTAACAAATAA
- the pstA gene encoding phosphate ABC transporter permease PstA: protein MISPKRAQQVAFSMLFLVTVVILIPLGIIVYILIKNGIGVITWDFLTSVPRMGMKEGGIFPAIVGTFYLVVGTIIFALPLGVAAAIYLTEYAPDTWLTRLIRIAIINLAGVPSIVYGLFGLGFFVLLLQFGTSILAGSLTLAIMILPVIITAAEEALKTVPISFREASLAVGATKWQTIQKIVLPQALPGILTGAILGVSRAAGETAPILFTVAAFYLPHLPKSLFDQAMALPYHLYVISTQIPGIKLDVQYGTALVLIILVLGMNLTAIILRARFRKRKKW from the coding sequence ATGATTTCACCCAAACGCGCACAACAAGTAGCATTTAGTATGTTGTTTCTGGTAACCGTGGTGATTCTTATTCCGTTAGGGATAATTGTCTATATTTTAATTAAAAATGGTATCGGCGTCATAACCTGGGATTTTCTTACGTCCGTTCCACGGATGGGCATGAAAGAAGGCGGAATATTTCCAGCGATAGTCGGAACGTTTTATCTGGTGGTCGGAACGATTATTTTTGCGTTACCGTTAGGGGTGGCTGCAGCGATTTATTTAACGGAATACGCACCGGATACTTGGTTAACCCGACTCATTCGAATTGCCATCATTAATCTCGCTGGGGTTCCTTCCATTGTGTATGGGTTATTCGGATTAGGATTTTTCGTGTTACTGTTACAGTTCGGAACCTCGATTCTAGCCGGATCGCTCACCCTAGCGATAATGATTCTACCGGTTATCATCACCGCAGCGGAAGAAGCGCTGAAAACCGTGCCGATTTCGTTTCGAGAAGCGAGTTTAGCGGTCGGCGCTACGAAATGGCAGACGATTCAGAAAATTGTGTTACCGCAAGCGTTGCCGGGAATTCTCACCGGTGCGATTCTTGGGGTGAGTCGAGCTGCGGGCGAGACAGCGCCGATATTATTTACGGTAGCGGCGTTTTATCTGCCGCATCTCCCGAAATCGCTGTTCGACCAAGCGATGGCGCTTCCGTATCACTTATACGTTATTTCAACGCAAATTCCGGGAATTAAACTTGATGTGCAGTATGGAACTGCGTTAGTATTAATTATTTTAGTGCTCGGAATGAATTTAACCGCCATCATTCTCCGCGCCCGGTTTCGGAAACGGAAAAAATGGTAA